In Oxalobacteraceae bacterium OTU3CINTB1, the sequence CGCAAGATCCGGAACGCATGCGTATGCAACCGCCGATTCCCACCCATCCGCCCGATCCGATCCAGAACGACGATGTCGATAAGGTGGTGGCGTCCAATACGCCCGGGCAGGATCTGAACGACCCCGCGCTGGTCAGCACCGGCATCGGCGCCGGTGCGCCGATTGACGAAGTCGGCGGTGCCGGTTTGGGCCGGCCGCCGGGCGGGGGCAATGATAACGGTGGGGAAGAGACGCCAGCGACCGAGCGCGATCGCGACGTGCGCGCGGTGGATCAGCAGGATCGGACCGGCCAGACGTAAGGCGCGCGGCATCACGCCGGCCGCGCTGGCCGGCGGCCTGGCCTACATTGTTGTCGGGGACGGTGTCTGGCCACCGGCCTCGGCACGCTCCTGGCAGCGAATGCAGGTTTGCGCGGTCGGCAGCGCCAGCAGGCGCGCTTCGGGAATCTCTTCGCCGCAGACGGCGCAAACGTTTGCGACGCCTTCGTCAAGGCGGCCCCTGGCAACATCAATAGCGTGCAGCAATTCGCGCTCCTGTCCCAGCAACGCCATCTGGTCGTCGCGCTGATACGCGGCCTGCGAGACGTCGTCCGGCTGTCCCTGATGGGCCAGCAAGGACACCGCCGCCGGCTCGTCCGAGCTGTCAGAACGGGTGCGGATTTGCGCGAGCACGTCGTCACGCGCGCTGTCGAGCCGCTTGTGCAGCTCGGCCGATGTTTCGGCAGAAAGTGTAGTCATGGTCTTCCTCCTGCGGGTTGGTTAGTCGGTGTTTGGTTCGTCTACATATTGCGCCGGTACTGGCCGCCGACCTCGAACAGCGCAGTGGTGATCTGCCCCAGCGAGCAGACACGCACCGCCTCCATCAGCTTTTCGAACACGTTATCGTTGTCGATCGCCGCCTGTTGCAAGGCGGCCAGCGCGGCCGGGGCCTGCGCCGCGTGGCGGCTGTGGAATTCCTCCAGCCGCTTGAGCTGCGATTGCTTCTCGTCGTCGGTGGAGCGGGCCAGTTCGATCTTTTGCGGCTCGCCCGTCGCCTTCGGATTGCGGAAGGTGTTGACGCCGACGATGGGCAAGGTGCCGTCGTGCTTCTGGTGCTCGTACAGCATCGACTCTTCCTGGATCTTGCCACGCTGGTAGCCGGTTTCCATCGCGCCCAGCACGCCGCCACGCTCTGCAATGCGCTCGAACTCCTGCAGCACCGCTTCCTCAACGAGGTCGGTCAGCTCGTCCATAATGAACGAACCCTGGTTCGGATTCTCGTTCTTCGCCAGGCCCCATTCGCGATTAATAATAAGCTGGATTGCCAGGGCGCGTCGCACGGATTCGTCGGTCGGCGTGGTGATGGCCTCGTCGTAGGCGTTGGTGTGCAGCGAGTTGCAGTTGTCGTAGATGGCGATCAGCGCCTGCAGCGTTGTGCGGATGTCGTTGAAGTCGATCTCCTGCGCGTGCAGCGAGCGTCCCGACGTCTGCACGTGGTACTTGAGCTTTTGGGAGCGGTCGTTGGCGCCGTACTTGTCGCGCATCGCCACCGCCCACAGGCGGCGGGCGACGCGGCCGAGCACCGTGTATTCCGGGTCCATGCCGTTGGAGAAAAAGAACGACAGGTTGGGCGCGAAATCGTCGATGTGCATGCCGCGCGCCAGATAGGCTTCGACGAAGGTGAAGCCGTTCGACAAGGTGAACGCCAGCTGGGAGATCGGGTTCGCTCCTGCTTCGGCGATGTGGTAGCCGGAGATCGACACCGAGTAGAAATTGCGCACTTGGTGCTCGACGAAGTACTGCTGGATGTCGCCCATCACCTTGAGCGAGAATTCGGTCGAGAAGATGCAGGTGTTCTGGCCCTGGTCTTCCTTCAGGATGTCGGCCTGCACGGTGCCCCGTACGTTTTGCAGCACCCATTCGCGCAGCTTGGCCGCTTCCCCGGCGTCCGGCTGGCGCTTGTGTTCTTCGACGAAGCGGTCGATTTGCTGGTCGACGGCGGTGTTCATGAACATCGCCAGGATGGTCGGCGCCGGGCCGTTGATGGTCATTGAGACCGAGGTGCTCGGGCTGCACAGGTTGAAGCCGTCGTACAGCACCTTCATGTCGTCCAGCGTGGCGATCGAGACGCCGGAGTTCCCGACCTTGCCGTAGATGTCCGGGCGCGGCGCCGGATCGGCACCGTACAAGGTGACCGAGTCGAACGCGGTCGACAGGCGCTTGGCGTCCATGCCGGTGGAGACCAGCTTGAAACGGCGGTTGGTGCGGAAGGCGTCGCCTTCGCCGGCGAACATGCGGGTCGGGTCTTCGCCTTCGCGCTTGAACGGGAACACGCCGGCGGTGAACGGGAACGACCCGGGGACGTTTTCCAGCATCAGGAAGCGCAGGATCTCGCCGTGGTCTTCATAACGGGGCAGGGCCACCTTGCGGATCTTGGTGCCGGACAGCGTGTGCTGCACCAGGCGTGTGCGGATTTCCTTGTCGCGGATTTTGACGACGTAATCGTCGCCTGCATACGCGGCCTGCATCTCCGGCCAGCCGGCCAGCAGCTTCTTGGCGCCGGCGTCCATTGCGGCGTCGCGGTCGGCGATCAAATCGTCAAAGTCGGCGCTCTTGTGCGCCAGGGCCAGCATGCGTTTGGATTCGGTCAGTTGCTGGCGTTCGCGCGCCAGGGTCACCTGCTTACGGGTGAAGCGGTGGTAGCCACGTACGGTGTCGGCGATCTCCGCCAGGTAGCGGGCGCGCGCCGGCGGCACGATCACGTTCTTGCCGCTGGAGTGGCGCAGCGCGACCGCCGGCAGCTTGCCCGGCCTGGTCGGCAGGCCGAATTGCGCCAGCTTCGGCAACAGGCCCTGATACAGCGCGGTGACGCCATCGTCGTTGAAGCGCGACGCCTGCGTTCCGTAGACCGGCATCTCCTCCGGGCGTTGACTCCACAGCTCGCGGTTGCGCTGGTACTGCTTGGCGACGTCGCGCAGCGCATCCTGCGACCCCTTGCGATCGAACTTGTTGATGGCGATGAATTCGGCGAAATCGAGCATGTCGATTTTTTCCAGCTGCGAGGCGGCGCCGAATTCCGGCGTCATCACGTACATCGACACGTCCACGTGCGGCACGATGGCGGCGTCGCCCTGACCGATGCCGGAGGTTTCGACGATGACCAGGTCGAAGCCGGCCACCTTGCAGGCGGCGATGACGTCGGGCAGCGCCTCGGAAATCTCGGAGCCCGCCTCGCGCGTGGCCAGCGACCGCATGAACACGCGGCTTTGGCCGGCCCACGGATTGATCGCGTTCATGCGGATACGGTCGCCCAGCAGCGCGCCGCCGGATTTGCGGCGCGACGGGTCGATCGAGATGATGGCGATGTTGAGCGCGTCGGCCTGGTCGAGGCGGATGCGGCGTATCAGTTCATCGGTCAGCGACGATTTGCCGGCGCCGCCGGTGCCGGTGATGCCCAGGGTCGGCACGGGCAAGCCTTCGGCGGCGGCCAGGATTTCCGAGCGCAGCGCCGGCGCGGCCTTGTCGTTTTCCAGCGCGGTGATCAGCTGCGCCAGCGGGCGATGGCGCGAGGCCACATCGCCTTCGCGCAGCGGCGCCAGCGAGGTCGGGGAGTACTGCGACAGGTCGATGTCGCACTGCTGCACCATCCATTGGATCATGCCGACAAGGCCCATGCGCTGGCCATCCTCCGGACTGAAAATCCGGGTGACGCCATACGCATGCAGGTCGGCGATTTCGTCGGGGACGATGACGCCGCCGCCGCCGCCGAACACTTTGATGTGGGCGCCGCCGCGCTGGCGCAGCAGGTCGAGCATGTACTTGAAGTATTCGACATGGCCGCCCTGGTAGCTGGAGATGGCGATGCCCTGCACGTCCTCCGCCAGGGCTGCGGTGACCACCTCGTCGACCGAGCGGTTGTGGCCCAGGTGGACCACCTCCACGCCGTTCGATTGCAGGATGCGGCGCATGATGTTGATCGAGGCGTCGTGGCCGTCGAACAGCGAGGCGGCGGTGACGAAGCGGATTTTGTTGTTCAGGCGCGGCTGGTCCGGCACTGCTGCGATGGTCGGAGCGGAGAGGTCGTTCATGGTGTCCCTTCTATTCTGTGCGGCGATCTATGTCGTGCGTTTTTGTGTGGCTATTATATGACGTTTACGTAAACGTAAGCTTTTGAGGCTTAGGCTGCGCGCTGCTGGCCGAATTGCGCCATCAAGCGCGCCTTCTCGGCGTGGAAGACCGCCACCGCCTTCTCCTTCACGTGACCATAACCGCGCACTTTTTCCGGCAACCCCGCCAGTTCGACCGCCAGCGCGTGGTTTTCCACGGTAAGCCCCCCGATCAAAGCGGTGACCATCTCACGATATTCGACGATCAGCGCGCGCTCCATCTTGCGCTCGTCGCTGCGGCCGAAGACATCGAACGCTCCGCCGCGCAGGCCTTTGAACTTGGCCAGCAGCTTGAACGCGCTCCACATCCACGAGCCGAATTCCGCCTTGACCAGATGGCCCTTGGCGTCCTTCTTCGCGAACAGCGGCGGCGCCAGATTGAACTTGATCGAGAAGTCGCCCTCGAACTGCTGTTTGAGCTGCTCGACAAAGCGTCCGTCGGTGTACAGGCGCGCCACTTCGTATTCGTCCTTGTACGCCATCAGCTTGAAATAGTACTTGGCCACGGCGGTCGACAGCTTGTTCCCCAGTCCCAGCGCGGTCTCCTTGGCGCGCACCTGCGACACCAGCTGCTCGTAGACGCCGGCATAGGCGGCATTCTGATAATCGGTCAGGAACTGCACGCGCTTGGCGACGATGTTCTCCAGGCTTTGCGGCATTTGCACGACGATTGCCTGCGTCGGCGTGGCCACGCGCTCGACGCGCTTCAGGTCCACGGCCGCACGGCGGCCCCACAGGAAGCTCTTTTTGTTGGACGCGATGCCGACGCCATTGAGTTCGATCGCGCGCAGCAGCGACGCCTCGGTTAGCGGAATCCGGCCCCGCTGCCACGCGTAACCGAGCATGAACAGATTGGCGGCGATGGAGTCGCCCATCAGCGCCGTGGCCAGCTTGGTGGCGTCGATGAAATCGGCGGCGCCGGGACCGCCGACCGATTCCTCGATCAGCGCGCGCACTTCCGCGACCGGATACTGCCAGTCGGCGTTTTGCGCGAAGGTGCCGGGCGGCTGTTCGTGCAGGTTGATGACGGCCAGAGTGCGGCCGGGACGCATCTTCGACACCGCATCCGCGGCGCCGGCGGTCAGCATGTCGCAGCCGAGGATGACGTCCGCCTCACCGGTGGCGATGCGCTGCGCGCGCAGGTGCGCGGGGGTCTTGGCTACCTTCACGTGCGAGGTGACGGAACCGTTTTTCTGCGACATGCCGGTCATATCCAGCACCGACGCGCCTTTGCCTTCCAGGTGCGCGGCCATGCCCATCAAGGCGCCGACGGTGATCACGCCGGTGCCGCCGATGCCGTTGATCAGGATGTTGTAGGGCTGCTCGCAGGATGGCAGTTCGGGTTCCGGCAGCGCGCCGAAACCGTCGTCGCCGTCGTCACTATTGGATTTACTCACCCCGGTTTTGGTCTTCTTCAGTGTTCCGCCTTCGACGGTGACAAAGCTCGGGCAGAAGCCTTTCACGCACGAGTAGTCCTTGTTGCAGGACGATTGGTCGATGGTGCGCTTGCGGCCGAACTCCGTCTCCTTCGGCAGGATGGAGGTGCAGTTCGACTGCACGCCGCAATCGCCGCAGCCTTCGCACACGGCTTCGTTGATGACCATGCGCTTGGCGGGGTCGGGAAACTCGCCTTTCTTCCGGCGGCGACGCTTCTCGGCCGCGCAGGTCTGGTCGTAGATCAGCACCGATACGCCTTGGACCTCGCGCAGTTCGCGCTGGACCGCGTCCATGTCCTTGCGGTCGTGCAGGCTGACCAGCGATGGCAGGGCGGCCCGGTCGGTGTAGCGCCCTAAGTCCTCGGTCACCAGCGCGATGCGTTTGACGCCTTCGGCCGCCATCTGCTGCGCGATCATCGGTACCGATGTGATGCCGTCGACCGGCTGGCCGCCCGTCATCGCCACCGCGTCGTTGTAGAGGATCTTGTAGGTCATGTTGACCTTGGCCGCCACCGCCGCGCGGATCGCCAGATAGCCGGAGTGGAAGTAGGTACCGTCGCCGAGATTTTGGAACACGTGCGGAATCTTCGAGAACGCGGCTTGGCCGATCCACGGCGCGCCCTCACCGCCCATGTGCGTGGTCAGCTTGTTGAACTCCGGGTAGATCGACGTCGCCATCACGTGGCAGCCGATGCCGGCCAGCGCCAGGCTGCCCTCGGGAACCTTGGTCGAGGTATTGTGCGGGCATCCGGAGCAGTAAAACGCGGGGCGGAACGGCGTGCTGATGGCCTTCTTCAGCACCGCGTCCTTGGCGTCGAGGAAGGTCAGGCGCGCCTTGATATGATCGCAGGTGACCGGGTCGGAAATCAGGCGCTTGACGCGCGAGGCGATCACGCGCGCCACCTGCGAGACCGAAAAATCGGCCTTGGAGGTCAGCAGCCATTCTCCGCGCGGCGCCACCCACTCGCCTTTTTCGTCGAACTTGCCGATCACGCGCGGGCGCACATCGTCGCGCCAGTTGTACAGCTGTTCCTTCAATTGGTACTCGACGATCTGGCGCTTTTCCTCGACCACCAGGATCTCGTCGAGGCCTTGCGCGAATTCGCGCACGCTGTCCGGCTCCAGCGGCCATGGCATCGCCACCTTGAACAGGCGCAGGCCGACATCGGCCGCCATCTTCTCGTCGATGCCCAGTTCCTCCAGCGCCTCGAGCACGTCCAGGTACGATTTGCCGGAGGCGATGATGCCCAGTTTCGCGTTTGGGCTGGTGATAGTGGTGTGATTGAGTTTGTTCTCACGCGCATAGGCCAGCGCCGCGTAGATTTTATAATCCTGCATCAGCGCTTCCTGATTGCGCGCCTGCTGGCCGAGCGGAATGCTCGACAGGCGGGCATTCAGGCCGCCTTCCGGCATGACGAAATCGAGCGGGATTTTGACATCGACGCGGAACGGATCGGCGTCGACGGAGGCCGACGATTCGACCGTGTCGGCCAGCGCCTTGAACGCCACCGTGCAACCGGAAAAACGCGACATCGCCCAGCCGTGGATGCCGAGGTCCAGGTACTCCTGCACGTTACAGGGATAGAGCACTGGGATCATCGACGCCGAGAACAGATGGTCCGACTGGTGCGGCAATGTCGACGAATAGGCGCCGTGGTCGTCGCCCGCCACCAGCAGCACGCCGCCGTGCTTCGAGGTGCCGGCGTGGTTCATGTGTTTGAAGACGTCGCCGCAGCGGTCCACGCCCGGGCCTTTGCCGTACCACATGGCGAACACGCCGTCGTATTTGGCCTCGCCGATCAAATCGACCTGCTGCGAGCCCCAGACGGCGGTCGCCGCCAGGTCCTCGTTCACGCCCGGCACGAACTGCACGTGATGCGCTTCCAGGTGCGGCTTGGCCTTCCACAGGTTCTCGTCGAGTCCGCCCAGCGGCGAGCCGCGGTAGCCGGAGATGAAGCCGGCCGTGTTCAAGCCGGCCGCCTGGTCGCGCACCCGCTGCATCATGGGCAGGCGCACCAGCGCCTGGATGCCCGACAGGAAGATATCGCCGTGGGTGGCGGTGTATTTGTCGTCGAGGCTGACGGTCGTCAGTCGGGCGCTGCCGTCTCTTGCGGACGTTGCAGGGCCGGTTGCCTTGGTATCGGGCATGGGAGGTCTCCGTTTTTGGTATCAGATCGCACCTGAACTTGGTCACGCCGGGTAGGCGCGCCAGGATCGGGCCAGGGCCGCATGGTGAGCGGAATTGGGGCTAGTATGGGCGCGAGTTGACGTGTACGGAAATAGTGTTTGCCAATCGGGGCATAAGAAAAAGTGATACCCCTCAAAGCAACTCCGGGGTCAGGTCCACCAATGCTACACAAGCTCTACCTTACCGCCGCAAAAGGGACGCTAATGTCGGGGCCGTGTAGAAATGGTGGACCTGACCCCGGATCGGAAGCAATTGTTTAGGGGATGGGGGTGGCGCCGGGCCAAGTGCCGGACTGGCACAGCTGCATGCTGACTTGCTGCACTAGCCGGCTGATGGCGCTGGCCGCGTTGGTCAGGGGGATGTTTTTCGAGGCGCATAGCACCACTGTGCGGGAAATCGCCGGTTGGCGGATCGGATGCGCGCGCAGGGTGCCGCGCTGCAGCTCGTCGAGCACCGGCGCCGACGGCAGCAGGGTCGCGCCCATGTCGGCCAGCAGCGCCGACTTGAGGATGGCGATGGAGTTGATTTCGATGACGTTCGAGAGCTTGAGCCCGGCCGCGCGCACCATGCTTTCAATGCGCGGACGCACGCCGTGCTGCAGCCCCGGCAGGATTAGCGTAGTGCCCAGGGTTTGCTCAAGGGTGAGCGTCTCCTGGTCGAGCGCGAAGGCGGCGTCGGCGCGGCAGATGAAGCGCAACTCTTCCTCCACCAGCGGCGTTGTCGCGAATTGCGCCAGTTGGCCGTCGTCAAACAGCACGGCCAGATTGACCCTGCCGGATTTGAGCTGCTCGCTCAGGTTGCCGGTCAGTTCCTCGGTCAGCTGCAG encodes:
- a CDS encoding TraR/DksA family transcriptional regulator, coding for MTTLSAETSAELHKRLDSARDDVLAQIRTRSDSSDEPAAVSLLAHQGQPDDVSQAAYQRDDQMALLGQERELLHAIDVARGRLDEGVANVCAVCGEEIPEARLLALPTAQTCIRCQERAEAGGQTPSPTTM
- a CDS encoding methylmalonyl-CoA mutase family protein, whose amino-acid sequence is MNDLSAPTIAAVPDQPRLNNKIRFVTAASLFDGHDASINIMRRILQSNGVEVVHLGHNRSVDEVVTAALAEDVQGIAISSYQGGHVEYFKYMLDLLRQRGGAHIKVFGGGGGVIVPDEIADLHAYGVTRIFSPEDGQRMGLVGMIQWMVQQCDIDLSQYSPTSLAPLREGDVASRHRPLAQLITALENDKAAPALRSEILAAAEGLPVPTLGITGTGGAGKSSLTDELIRRIRLDQADALNIAIISIDPSRRKSGGALLGDRIRMNAINPWAGQSRVFMRSLATREAGSEISEALPDVIAACKVAGFDLVIVETSGIGQGDAAIVPHVDVSMYVMTPEFGAASQLEKIDMLDFAEFIAINKFDRKGSQDALRDVAKQYQRNRELWSQRPEEMPVYGTQASRFNDDGVTALYQGLLPKLAQFGLPTRPGKLPAVALRHSSGKNVIVPPARARYLAEIADTVRGYHRFTRKQVTLARERQQLTESKRMLALAHKSADFDDLIADRDAAMDAGAKKLLAGWPEMQAAYAGDDYVVKIRDKEIRTRLVQHTLSGTKIRKVALPRYEDHGEILRFLMLENVPGSFPFTAGVFPFKREGEDPTRMFAGEGDAFRTNRRFKLVSTGMDAKRLSTAFDSVTLYGADPAPRPDIYGKVGNSGVSIATLDDMKVLYDGFNLCSPSTSVSMTINGPAPTILAMFMNTAVDQQIDRFVEEHKRQPDAGEAAKLREWVLQNVRGTVQADILKEDQGQNTCIFSTEFSLKVMGDIQQYFVEHQVRNFYSVSISGYHIAEAGANPISQLAFTLSNGFTFVEAYLARGMHIDDFAPNLSFFFSNGMDPEYTVLGRVARRLWAVAMRDKYGANDRSQKLKYHVQTSGRSLHAQEIDFNDIRTTLQALIAIYDNCNSLHTNAYDEAITTPTDESVRRALAIQLIINREWGLAKNENPNQGSFIMDELTDLVEEAVLQEFERIAERGGVLGAMETGYQRGKIQEESMLYEHQKHDGTLPIVGVNTFRNPKATGEPQKIELARSTDDEKQSQLKRLEEFHSRHAAQAPAALAALQQAAIDNDNVFEKLMEAVRVCSLGQITTALFEVGGQYRRNM
- a CDS encoding indolepyruvate ferredoxin oxidoreductase family protein, with protein sequence MPDTKATGPATSARDGSARLTTVSLDDKYTATHGDIFLSGIQALVRLPMMQRVRDQAAGLNTAGFISGYRGSPLGGLDENLWKAKPHLEAHHVQFVPGVNEDLAATAVWGSQQVDLIGEAKYDGVFAMWYGKGPGVDRCGDVFKHMNHAGTSKHGGVLLVAGDDHGAYSSTLPHQSDHLFSASMIPVLYPCNVQEYLDLGIHGWAMSRFSGCTVAFKALADTVESSASVDADPFRVDVKIPLDFVMPEGGLNARLSSIPLGQQARNQEALMQDYKIYAALAYARENKLNHTTITSPNAKLGIIASGKSYLDVLEALEELGIDEKMAADVGLRLFKVAMPWPLEPDSVREFAQGLDEILVVEEKRQIVEYQLKEQLYNWRDDVRPRVIGKFDEKGEWVAPRGEWLLTSKADFSVSQVARVIASRVKRLISDPVTCDHIKARLTFLDAKDAVLKKAISTPFRPAFYCSGCPHNTSTKVPEGSLALAGIGCHVMATSIYPEFNKLTTHMGGEGAPWIGQAAFSKIPHVFQNLGDGTYFHSGYLAIRAAVAAKVNMTYKILYNDAVAMTGGQPVDGITSVPMIAQQMAAEGVKRIALVTEDLGRYTDRAALPSLVSLHDRKDMDAVQRELREVQGVSVLIYDQTCAAEKRRRRKKGEFPDPAKRMVINEAVCEGCGDCGVQSNCTSILPKETEFGRKRTIDQSSCNKDYSCVKGFCPSFVTVEGGTLKKTKTGVSKSNSDDGDDGFGALPEPELPSCEQPYNILINGIGGTGVITVGALMGMAAHLEGKGASVLDMTGMSQKNGSVTSHVKVAKTPAHLRAQRIATGEADVILGCDMLTAGAADAVSKMRPGRTLAVINLHEQPPGTFAQNADWQYPVAEVRALIEESVGGPGAADFIDATKLATALMGDSIAANLFMLGYAWQRGRIPLTEASLLRAIELNGVGIASNKKSFLWGRRAAVDLKRVERVATPTQAIVVQMPQSLENIVAKRVQFLTDYQNAAYAGVYEQLVSQVRAKETALGLGNKLSTAVAKYYFKLMAYKDEYEVARLYTDGRFVEQLKQQFEGDFSIKFNLAPPLFAKKDAKGHLVKAEFGSWMWSAFKLLAKFKGLRGGAFDVFGRSDERKMERALIVEYREMVTALIGGLTVENHALAVELAGLPEKVRGYGHVKEKAVAVFHAEKARLMAQFGQQRAA
- a CDS encoding LysR substrate-binding domain-containing protein; this encodes MELRQLRYFVAIVDHGSLSRAALVLHVAQPALTQQLRQLEEELGVQLLHRSAQGVLSTDAGKIFYEHAQAILKQVADARSAVTQSAERPSGGVTLGLPHSISGALALPLLTAARATYPEITLQLTEELTGNLSEQLKSGRVNLAVLFDDGQLAQFATTPLVEEELRFICRADAAFALDQETLTLEQTLGTTLILPGLQHGVRPRIESMVRAAGLKLSNVIEINSIAILKSALLADMGATLLPSAPVLDELQRGTLRAHPIRQPAISRTVVLCASKNIPLTNAASAISRLVQQVSMQLCQSGTWPGATPIP